TTTGCTGAGCGGATGCGTCGGTGCGCAGGCCAGGATCATCGGCTCATCGCGCCAGCCGATTGCCTTGATCGTGCGCGATGATTTTGGATAGCTCACCAGGCCAATATCGGCTTGGTCGTTTTCGACCGCTTCGTAGACGCGGTGCGGGTGCAAATACTCCAGCCGCACATTGGCTTTGGGATGATCATGCAAGAACTCGTGCAAGTATCGGTGCATGAGGTGCAAGCCAACGGAATAGATCGATGCGACGCGTACGCGCCCCGACACCTCGTCATGCAACGTGCGAATTTCCTCTTCCAATGCAAAATAACGCTCGACCAGCTTACGGCAGCCTTCGTAGTAGATTTCTCCCTCCGGCGTCAACGTAAAGGGCCGTTTGGAGCGGTCGATGAGCTTCACTTTGAGGTGCCGCTCCAACTGGTTGACCACTTGGCTAGCACCCGACTGCGAAATGCCATTTTCATCGGCAGCCCGTGAAAAGCTACGGCGATAGACGACATCGCAGAAAATTTTGAGCGATTTCAGATGCATTTGACAGCGAACAAGTAACAGAATGATAAATTTGAATACCGAGTCAATATAAAATTCATTTTGAACATACTAGCCTATGATGATCGAATTCTGCAGTCAAGCAATAAATTCCGAAGAAATGGCACTTTTCTGACTTTTTTCATCGCTTTTTGACGAAACCCCCGAAAATCGCAAGTTAGAAAGCTGTGCGCGATGCGTTTCCGTCAAAGAATACCGATCCGCGCCAGCAAGACCCGTGGCCAGCCCGAATTCGCTCCCTTAGATTGATGATTGACCCTAGGTGGCGTATAACAAATGCAACTTGGCGGCAAGAAGCTTTGGCCACGTGGGTCGGGCATTGCGCCGGATTATCAGGAGGTATTTTCATGTTCAAGCGATTCGTGGCTTTGGCTTGTACGTTAGTGGTGGGTGCGGCATTTTTTGTCACGACGACAGGGTGCAATGATACAAAGAAGCCTGCCGCGCCGGCGGCAAATCCACCGGCGGAGAATCCACCGGCGCAGACACCACCTGCCGAGCCGGGTAAGTAAGCAGATGGTCGCTCGCATTTTGCTTGCAGAAATGACAGCTTCACGAGGCCGTCTGGCAATTGCTCGACGGCCTCGTTGTTTTTGATGACGCAGATTTGCGTCGCGAGTGACTGCTTGCAGTCGTCGATGCCGAGAGACGCACGGCAATTTCGGCAAGAACCG
This portion of the Pirellulales bacterium genome encodes:
- a CDS encoding LysR family transcriptional regulator, whose translation is MHLKSLKIFCDVVYRRSFSRAADENGISQSGASQVVNQLERHLKVKLIDRSKRPFTLTPEGEIYYEGCRKLVERYFALEEEIRTLHDEVSGRVRVASIYSVGLHLMHRYLHEFLHDHPKANVRLEYLHPHRVYEAVENDQADIGLVSYPKSSRTIKAIGWRDEPMILACAPTHPLSKHKSVTLAEVAAEPIVGFDADLAIRREIDRALYEHRSDFRVVMEFDNIETIKRAVEVGSGVSLLPAPTVVREIGGGTLVAVPLAGNQLVRPLGIIQRRGKNLGVTARRFIELLRKEGESQATTDFLSPRTGAEALGSDGVYSSV